In Trichoderma atroviride chromosome 2, complete sequence, one DNA window encodes the following:
- a CDS encoding uncharacterized protein (EggNog:ENOG41) — translation MTKSTDADTGRLRKLVGRLLHHSSHPHSPNPDDSDAGSGVATPEWLGTYRGPSPSASFAMPKGYGRHTQISLELWTAAYNAIRDNLRSAGLVTVYESILCQELPHQSIGGINQTLPRSDDDRLKQLIRITESGLRKCRGANCPIDNYARVLVKMSKRIIKSVWADYPSTAVAWSGITILTPLLLGPTMQIDGMKRGALHVIGRIPWYMHLSELMLASGWKSDADFNREQNGVKERLVKLYRKVLEFEMNCVCAAASTWNNAAKNVVGWHALGSLVRDIEALDDELAELINKYIARGVAGSILRYNSDLELDPVECQGSARVGSTSTTGTTETVESVDARSEPESPQPFQLDASQTAETIPEPEGVDRMMNKPSTVRV, via the exons ATGACAAAGTCTACCGACGCTGATACCGGCCGCCTCAGGAAGCTGGTCGGCCGGCTTCTCCATCACAGCTCCCATCCGCACTCGCCAAATCCCGACGATTCTGATGCCGGCAGCGGCGTTGCCACGCCTGAATGGCTGGGCACTTACAGAGGGCCGTCACCATCTGCCAGCTTCGCCATGCCAAAGGGATATGGACGACATACGCAAATCTCGCTCGAGCTCTGGACCGCCGCCTACAACGCCATACGCGACAACTTGAGGTCTGCTGGTCTGGTGACGGTCTACGAATCCATCTTGTGCCAGGAACTACCGCATCAGTCCATTGGCGGAATCAACCAGACACTGCCGCGCTCAGACGACGACAGACTGAAGCAGTTGATCAGAATCACCGAATCGGGACTGCGAAAGTGTCGAGGCGCCAATTGTCCGATAGACAACTATGCTCGAGTCTTGGTCAAGATGTCCAAGAGGATAATCAAATCTGTCTGGGCCGACTATCCCTCCACCGCCGTGGCCTGGTCAGGCATTACTATCCTGACACCG CTTCTACTTGGCCCAACAATGCAAATTGACGGCATGAAGCGCGGTGCCCTGCATGTCATTGGACGTATCCCGTGGTACATGCACCTATCAGAGCTGATGCTCGCCAGCGGATGGAAGAGTGACGCCGACTTCAACAGAGAGCAAAACGGAGTGAAGGAACGCCTGGTGAAGCTATATCGCAAAGTCCTCGAATTTGAAATGAACTGCGTATgtgcagcagccagcaccTGGAACAACGCAGCCAAGAACGTGGTTGGATGGCACGCGCTGGGATCGCTGGTGCGCGACATTGAGGCGCTGGACGACGAGCTTGCCGAGCTCATCAACAAATACATTGCCAGGGGAGTGGCAGGGTCTATTTTGAGGTACAATTCAGATCTGGAGCTGGACCCAGTGGAGTGTCAAGGCTCTGCCAGAGTTGGGTCTACGAGCACCACCGGAACGACTGAAACAGTGGAATCCGTTGATGCGCGCAGTGAGCCCGAAAGCCCCCAGCCTTTTCAGCTTGATGCAAGCCAGACTGCAGAAACCATCCCCGAGCCAGAGGGTGTCGACAGAATGATGAACAAACCCTCTACGGTGAGGGTTTGA
- a CDS encoding uncharacterized protein (TransMembrane:1 (i12-37o)~CAZy:GT15): MAKKRGTLTTSLRWTVPFIMAWMFLLIQLSSFVHGLAISTATDQRPKAAFVSLAHEHDLPAVLSSMSQLEETFNHRYHYHWVFFSTQPLSEEFRRQTSNATGAICIYEVISEHNLASSKYAKPSSAFDVMPRDATDGEDLSKVGQSTSFLGQTSRWNSGPFASEKRLRDYDWFWRIEPGAQFTHDITFDVFRFMRDHEIAYGFNEASLDKDEMRSHAQPVRSFIDQHPDLLHADADVSWFLGGHDVHDAPIRPTNQNDSLETRGDAAITWIDLISSMIQGSLGRLGFVNADWRQGKNFSDGEDTKSAPEAFASQLSNMYKTGLEGISPTFDIGSLSFFRSKSHQDLFNHLDAIGDFYRRPLRDMAVPTMSASMFVPQKSVWNYRRRDARQGHRPSLPEYTQRPKARGYELNLGFNLRGKNRMVGPQRRDSFREQERNPDENMAERFALWDLMARDLSRQDAIPGLQSGHTVIDERNFSMS; encoded by the exons ATGGCAAAGAAACGCGGCACGTTAACGACTTCGCTTCGTTGGACTGTGCCATTCATCATGGCTTGGATGTTTCTGCTGATCCAACTGTCATCGTTCGTGCAtggcctcgccatctctaCTGCTACTGATCAACGACCCAAAGCAGCTTTCGTCTCACTTGCTCACGAGCACGACTTGCCCGCTGTTCTGTCCTCCATGTCGCAGCTCGAAGAGACATTCAACCACCGATACCACTACCACTGGGTCTTCTTCAGCACTCAACCGCTGAGCGAAGAATTCAGACGCCAAACATCCAACGCGACCGGTGCCATCTGCATTTACGAAGTCATCTCTGAGCATAACTTGGCTTCGTCAAAATATGCCAAGCCATCGTCTGCTTTCGATGTGATGCCGAGAGATGCAACCGATGGCGAAGATCTCTCCAAAGTTGGCCAGTCGACGTCATTCCTGGGCCAAACATCACGTTGGAATTCGGGCCCATTTGCCAGCGAGAAGCGACTCAGAGACTATGATTGGTTTTGGAGAATAGAACCTGGC GCGCAGTTTACCCACGACATCACGTTTGATGTCTTTCGCTTTATGAGAGACCACGAGATTGCTTACGGCTTTAACGAGGCTTCActggacaaggacgagatgCGAAGTCATGCGCAGCCCGTGAGATCTTTCATCGACCAACACCCTGATCTGTTGCACGCAGATGCGGATGTGTCCTGGTTCTTGGGCGGCCACGACGTCCACGACGCACCCATTAGGCCGACGAATCAAAATGACAGTCTTGAGACTCGTGGTGACGCCGCCATAACATGGATTGACTTGATCAGCTCGATGATCCAGGGCAGTCTCGGTCGCCTTGGCTTTGTTAATGCTGACTGGCGGCAGGGCAAGAACTTTAGTGATGGTGAAGACACGAAGTCAGCACCTGAGGCATTTGCATCGCAGCTGAGCAACATGTACAAGACAGGGCTGGAAGGAATCTCGCCAACGTTTGACATTGGTTCTTTATCGTTCTTTCGAAGCAAGAGCCACCAAGATTTGTTCAACCATTTGGATGCCATAGGCGACTTTTACCGCCGACCCCTGCGAGACATGGCTGTGCCTACCATGAGTGCCAGCATGTTTGTTCCCCAAAAGAGCGTGTGGAATTACCGCAGGAGAGACGCGCGACAGGGACACCGACCAAGCCTCCCCGAATACACGCAAAGGCCGAAAGCGAGGGGTTATGAACTCAACTTGGGATTCAACCTCAGAGGAAAGAACCGGATGGTTGGACCGCAGCGGCGGGATAGCTTCCGGGAGCAAGAGAGGAACCCTGACGAGAACATGGCCGAGCGCTTTGCGCTTTGGGACCTGATGGCTCGCGATCTCAGCAGACAGGATGCTATCCCCGGCTTGCAGTCCGGTCATACTGTGATTGACGAGAGGAATTTTTCGATGAGTTAA
- a CDS encoding uncharacterized protein (TransMembrane:1 (o20-38i)), producing MAVLDSGGSAIRAGSSGKPISLILLTVQNSAFILIMHYSRIMPPRRRPPILSLDRRLPPRSHQAGRFPDAMSVRGVQDAGAQHACDGAL from the exons ATGGCGGTGCTCGACAGCGGAGGCTCGGCCATCCGGGCTGGGAGCTCTGGAAAGCCAATCTCGCTGATTCTG TTAACTGTCCAAAACTCGgccttcatcctcatcatgCACTACAGCCGCATCATGCCCCCCCGCCGGCGACCACCGATACTTTCCCTCGACCGCCGTCTTCCTCCACGAAGTCATCAAGCTGGCCGTTTCCCTGACGCTATGTCTGTACGAGGCGTCCAAGACGCTGGCGCCCAGCACGCCTGCGACGGTGCTCTTTGA
- a CDS encoding uncharacterized protein (EggNog:ENOG41~SECRETED:SignalP(1-18)), with amino-acid sequence MKSFTIIASLAVAAGVSAAPAGFQNSTGITWTPAPSDQTTCDPSSFAQAPVSDAADWRFCAALSSAWSSTNGTFSIHDVSGSNYMPVLKEEGCTLGVKASEQGQGPYTMGDQDIKAILRIALQNYSDGTDLSVEGNVKCNVATGGRAGLKWQIYGQ; translated from the coding sequence ATGAAATCCTTCACCATCATCGCGAGCctggctgttgctgccggcgTGAGTGCCGCGCCTGCAGGCTTCCAAAACAGCACGGGCATCACCTGGACCCCAGCGCCCTCGGATCAAACCACCTGCGATCCCTCCAGCTTCGCCCAGGCCCCCGTGAGCGATGCCGCCGACTGGCGCTTCTGCGCGGCCCTCTCGAGCGCTTGGTCCAGCACCAACGGCACCTTCAGCATCCACGACGTCTCGGGTAGCAACTACATGCCCGTACTCAAGGAAGAAGGCTGCACCTTGGGAGTCAAGGCCTCGGAGCAGGGCCAGGGCCCCTACACCATGGGAGACCAGGACATCAAGGCGATTCTGAGGATTGCGCTGCAGAACTACTCGGATGGGACCGATCTCTCTGTCGAGGGCAACGTCAAGTGCAATGTTGCCACTGGCGGCCGGGCTGGTCTGAAATGGCAAATCTACGGCCAGTAG
- a CDS encoding uncharacterized protein (BUSCO:EOG092D0Q8X), with protein MRIIKPSWLSHSGEQKDFEVYSCHVSPDGKRIATAGGDGHVRIWSTEAVYHADDESYKKPRQLCHMSHHLGTIHSVRFSPNGRYLASGADDKIICVYHLDKGPPAPTFGTNDPPPVENWKTYKRLIGHENDVQDLAWSYDSSLLVSVGLDSKVVVWSGHTFEKLKSIPAHQSHVKGITFDPANKFFATASDDRTIKIFRFTPPAPNATQHDMINNFVLDATISSPFKSSPLTTYFRRCSWSPDGNHIAAANAVNGPVSSVAIIERTRWDSEINLIGHEAPTEVCMFSPRLFHTVKPGQNGAANGHGGQLVTVIASAGQDKTLSIWNTNTSRPVVILQDLAAKSISDLAWTPDGQTLFASSLDGSVVVAKFDEGELGWVAQQEENAKALQKYGGSRKGMGIAEDVDGLMLEEHSKAGESRAVQSRMGALMGDFQPESAKESTPATQGSKAESSTSVTEKLATNGNADSDRDKEKEKDKEKSEKPEEPADKTAERVRELKSRVTVGKDGRKRVAPLLVSSSGTGQSSLPQSQLVGSTTTKNTQNDAPQTILDLSKPFDGLPKGGIVAMLLGNKRRVNNADIDDDEEPAAKRAAGGPTPVVTNGADGVEYAALVPVEHGVVPTPEFLRPAVLNPSISYAQVRLAVPKIRSHILRPLERGILQPDAASLDDASKLPENIILEAKNDPNPRDPAHVLVTKRGVLVWQEFMPRAVILVTASKHFWAVACEDGSLHVWTPAGRRLLNPIILESQPVILECRDYWLMAITAVGLVHVWDLKTQSSPHPPVSVGPILDIATTSLNQHSATPGPGVTSAHLNSTGHIIVTLTNGDGYFYARDMYTWQRLSEAWWAVGSQYWNSNDSSISALQSTAVGPNSKEDKDKGSHAATVSSGIIPFLERHTTNEFLLKGRAYALQRIIKTVMQKSGSEGLESSVSIAHLENRIAGALQLGASDEFRLYLFMYAKRLGAEGARGKVEELLNSLLGGVLEEKESEKMESRGWYSSDEQLCGWDRKELLKGVVLILGKFRELQRVTAQYARLIDLNLDNVSADADSMDVEA; from the exons ATGCGCATCATCAAGCCCTCGTGGCTTAGCCATAGCGGCGAGCAGAAGGATTTCGAGGTCTACAGCTGCCACGTCTCGCCCGATGGCAAGCGGATAGCCACGGCGGGCGGCGACGGCCATGTGCGCATCTGGTCGACCGAGGCCGTCTATcacgccgacgacgagagcTACAAGAAGCCTCGCCAGCTCTGCCACATGAGCCACCATCTCGGCACCATCCACTCGGTGCGCTTCTCGCCCAATGGCCGGTATCTGGCCAGCGGCGCCGATGATAAGATCATCTGCGTCTACCACCTGGACAAGGGGCCGCCCGCGCCCACGTTCGGCACCAACGACCCGCCGCCCGTCGAGAATTGGAAGACGTACAAGCGCCTGATCGGCCACGAGAACGACGTCCAGGACCTGGCCTGGTCCTACGActcgtcgctgctggtgtCCGTCGGGCTCGACTCCAAGGTCGTTGTGTGGTCGGGCCACACgtttgagaagctcaagtCGATTCCCGCGCACCAGAGCCACGTCAAGGGCATCACGTTTGACCCGGCCAACAAGTTCTTCGCCACGGCCAGCGACGACCGAACCATCAAAATCTTCCGCTTCACTCCTCCCGCGCCGAATGCGACGCAGCACGACATGATTAACAATTTTGTCCTCGATGCGACCATCAGCTCCCCCTTCAAGAGCTCTCCCTTGACCACATATTTCCGCCGGTGCTCCTGGTCCCCTGACGGCAACCACATAGCAGCCGCCAATGCAGTGAATGGCCCTGTTAGCTCCGTCGCCATTATCGAGCGGACGAGATGGGACAGCGAGATCAACCTGATTGGGCACGAGGCACCGACTGAGGTGTGCATGTTCTCGCCGCGACTGTTCCACACGGTCAAGCCTGGGCAGAATGGGGCGGCAAATGGTCATGGGGGACAGCTGGTTACTGTTATAGCATCTGCAGGCCAGGATAAGACTCTCAGTATCTGGAACACCAACACTTCCCGGCCTGTAGTCATTCTCCAGGACCTAGCGGCCAAATCCATCTCTGACTTGGCCTGGACGCCGGATGGTCAGACCCTGTTTGCATCCAGCTTGGACGGCAGCGTGGTTGTGGCCAAGTTTGACGAGGGCGAGCTGGGATGGGTGGCCCAACAGGAGGAGAACGCCAAGGCACTACAGAAATACGGTGGCTCTCGAAAGGGCATGGGCATTGCTGAAGATGTAGATGGACTAATGCTGGAAGAACACAGTAAAGCCGGCGAATCTAGAGCGGTGCAATCAAGAATGGGCGCTCTTATGGGCGACTTCCAGCCCGAATCAGCAAAAGAATCTACCCCAGCCACCCAGGGTAGTAAAGCTGAATCTTCTACATCGGTGACCGAGAAGCTGGCTACCAATGGAAACGCAGACTCTGACAGGgataaagaaaaggaaaaggacaaggagaagagtgaaaagccagaagagccagcagACAAGACGGCTGAACGGGTCCGTGAATTGAAGTCCCGAGTGACTGTCgggaaagatggaagaaaacgAGTGGCGCCGCTCCTGGTTTCGTCATCTGGGACAGGACAGTCTTCCCTTCCTCAAAGCCAGCTTGTTGGTTCAACGACGACAAAGAATACACAAAACGACGCTCCGCAGACGATACTCGATCTTAGCAAGCCTTTTGACGGATTGCCAAAGGGAGGCATTGTGGCCATGTTGCTTGGAAATAAACGCCGCGTTAATAACGCTgacattgacgacgacgaagagccTGCGGCCAAGCGGGCAGCGGGCGGTCCTACACCCGTTGTGACTAATGGAGCTGATGGTGTAGAGTATGCGGCACTGGTGCCCGTCGAGCATGGTGTTGTTCCGACCCCAGAATTTTTGCGCCCGGCTGTGCTAAACCCTTCTATTTCTTACGCCCAAGTCCGCCTTGCAGTTCCCAAGATACGATCTCACATCCTGCGGCCGCTCGAGCGAGGCATTCTGCAACCGGATGCGGCATCACTAGACGACGCATCAAAGCTTCCCGAGAACATCATCCTAGAGGCCAAAAACGACCCCAACCCGCGTGATCCAGCCCACGTCCTTGTAACGAAGAGGGGAGTCTTGGTATGGCAAGAATTCATGCCTCGAGCCGTCATCCTAGTGACTGCAAGCAAGCATTTCTGGGCCGTAGCTTGTGAGGATGGCTCACTGCACGTCTGGACGCCCGCCGGCAGACGTCTTCTAAATCCCATCATCTTGGAGTCCCAGCCTGTCATTCTCGAATGCAGAGATTACTGGCTGATGGCCATTACAGCGGTGGGCCTGGTCCATGTTTGGGACCTCAAGACTCAGTCATCCCCTCACCCGCCCGTGTCTGTCGGCCCTATCCTTGACATTGCCACGACATCGTTAAACCAGCATTCAGCCACGCCTGGTCCCGGCGTAACGTCTGCTCACCTCAATTCCACCGGCCATATCATCGTGACCCTGACTAACGGCGATGGCTACTTTTATGCTCGGGACATGTACACTTGGCAGCGACTAAGCGAAGCATGGTGGGCTGTCGGCTCACAGTACTGGAACTCAAACGActcatccatctcggccCTTCAGTCCACAGCTGTTGGGCCCAACTCAAAGgaagacaaggacaagggcaGCCATGCCGCCACCGTATCTTCCGGAATCATCCCCTTCCTTGAACGACACACGACCAACGAGTTCCTTCTCAAGGGGAGAGCCTATGCTTTACAGCGTATCATCAAGACGGTCATGCAAAAGTCTGGGTCCGAGGGGCTGGAGAGCAGCGTCAGCATCGCCCACCTGGAGAATCGGATTGCTGGTGCCCTGCAACTGGGAGCAAGCGACGAGTTCAGGCTGTACCTGTTCATGTACGCCAAGCGCCTGGGTGCTGAGGGGGCTAGGGGTAAAGTAgaggagcttctcaacaGCTTGCTGGGTGGCGTGCTCGAAGAGAAGGAGtctgagaagatggagagccgTGGTTGGTACAGCTCGGATGAGCAGCTATGCGGGTGGGACCGGAAAGAACTCTTGAAGGGAGTAGTTCTTATCCTCG GCAAATTCCGCGAGTTGCAGCGTGTCACGGCCCAATACGCAAGACTGATAGACTTGAACCTGGACAACGTCTCTGCAGACGCCGACTCCATGGACGTGGAGGCATAG
- a CDS encoding uncharacterized protein (TransMembrane:8 (i7-27o33-54i63-80o145-166i186-207o219-238i245-265o271-289i)), translating to MFSTDGWKLIIPGVFYTLQNILQYVAIENLDAVHFQVLYQLKILTTALFSVYLLSRPLGFKRWLALIVLTLGVSVVSLPGSSTTTNVPSADSLLLHGMPDHFFPRSRHELGHAIPDDAPAHLTRRSATYEGIDYDLHSLEPPMNYSVGVTAVLIAAAVSGLTGVYFEKILKENSSQASVWIRNLQLSFYSMIAALFGGVMWQDGAGIREHGFFEGYNTIVWATVILQAAGGLLASLVIRDADNIVKNFATSISIILSFLVSVWVFEFEVTFTFLLGTILVLLATYMYSITEESPSRARPPAIRVATFEKPAIESLLTPIGTPRLGPSKHLGAVDPFDVKGVASTSSRPSSPMFARPGSRLAPQKEL from the exons ATGTTTTCGACGGATGGGTGGAAGCTGATTATACCGGGCGTGTTTTACACGCTGCAGAATATCTTGCAGTATGTGGCTATTGAGAACCTGGATGCTGTGCACTTCCAGGTCTTGTACCAACTTAAG ATCCTCACCACAGCGCTCTTCAGCGTCTACCTCCTCAGCCGCCCGCTCGGCTTCAAGCGCTGGCTCGCTCTCATCGTCCTCACCCTCGGCGTCTCAGTCGTCTCCCTCCCCGGCTcgtccaccaccaccaatgtGCCCAGCGCCGActcccttctccttcacgGCATGCCCGACCACTTCTTTCCCCGGTCTCGCCACGAGCTTGGCCACGCCATTCCCGACGACGCCCCGGCGCATCTCACGCGTCGTTCTGCGACATACGAAGGCATCGACTACGATCTTCACTCGCTCGAACCTCCCATGAACTACTCCGTCGGTGTGACTGCAGTTCTCATCGCCGCGGCAGTCTCCGGTCTTACTGGAGTCTACTTTGAGAAGATACTCAAGGAAAATTCATCGCAAGCTAGCGTATGGATACGAAACTTGCAGCTGAGCTTTTACTCCATGATTGCTGCTCTTTTTGGCGGCGTTATGTGGCAGGATGGAGCTGGCATTCGCGAGCATGGTTTCTTCGAGGGCTACAATACTATCGTATGGGCGACAGTCATTTTGCAGGCGGCGGGTGGCttgttggccagcttggtgATCAGGGATGCGGACAATATTGTAAAGAACTTTGCTACGAGCATCAGTATCATACTGAGCTTTCTCGTCAGCGTATGGGTCTTTGAGTTCGAAGTCACTTTTACA TTTCTTTTAGGAACAATTCTGGTGCTACTGGCGACGTACATGTATAGTATAACAGAGGAGAGCCCCTCTCGCGCCCGACCACCGGCCATTCGAGTAGCCACATTCGAAAAGCCTGCTATCGAAAGTCTTCTTACGCCTATAGGCACCCCTCGCTTAGGACCCTCCAAGCACCTTGGTGCCGTCGATCCATTTGATGTCAAGGGCGTGGCATCGACATCTAGTCGGCCTAGCAGTCCGATGTTTGCTCGCCCAGGAAGTCGTCTAGCCCCCCAGAAGGAGCTGTGA